The following coding sequences lie in one Mycobacterium sp. DL440 genomic window:
- a CDS encoding TetR/AcrR family transcriptional regulator, whose protein sequence is MAGPRERMVASAALLIRERGAHPTAIADVLAHSGAPRGSAYHYFPGGRTQILCEAIDYAGDYVVTRLAEADSAAALLDGMIAMYRKQLLGSDFRAGCPVVAVAVEAGDPQQADAPDPVLERAGAAFTRWTGLIADRLRGDGAGPDRADELAMLILTAIEGAIVVARATRDVKPLDLIHGQLHELLPEGTSS, encoded by the coding sequence ATGGCTGGTCCTCGTGAGCGCATGGTGGCCTCGGCCGCATTGCTGATTCGGGAGCGCGGAGCACATCCGACCGCGATCGCCGACGTACTGGCCCACAGCGGTGCACCTCGCGGATCGGCCTACCACTACTTTCCCGGCGGCCGCACCCAAATCCTGTGCGAGGCAATCGATTACGCTGGCGATTACGTGGTGACCCGCCTGGCCGAGGCCGACAGTGCGGCGGCTCTGCTCGACGGCATGATCGCGATGTACCGCAAGCAACTTCTCGGTTCCGACTTCCGTGCCGGTTGCCCTGTCGTCGCGGTTGCGGTGGAAGCGGGCGACCCGCAGCAGGCCGACGCTCCCGACCCGGTACTGGAACGCGCCGGGGCCGCGTTCACCCGGTGGACCGGGCTGATCGCCGACCGACTGCGCGGCGATGGCGCCGGCCCGGATCGGGCAGACGAACTGGCCATGCTGATTCTCACCGCCATCGAGGGCGCGATCGTCGTCGCCCGCGCCACCCGCGACGTCAAACCGCTGGATCTGATCCACGGTCAATTGCATGAGCTCCTGCCGGAAGGAACATCGTCATGA
- a CDS encoding HAD family phosphatase yields MGRTLSPPASLDEIGDGPGGAQVGAFFDLDGTLVDGFTATAHAGHRIRRRQAAAGEILGIVEASVRYRIGRMPFERLLVRAAGYLRGESLLELDELGEYLFESRINQRVYPHMRDVVRRHQDRGHTVVMSSSALTIHAEPVARHLGIGHVLCNHFTTDGQGRLTGGIVEPIIWGARKAAAVQDFCHARQVDLAHSYFYADGDEDGALMRLVGRPRPVNPRPGLAAAATDHDWPVLTLPRPGGRRRGEGRLRPGA; encoded by the coding sequence ATGGGCCGCACGTTGTCGCCACCCGCGTCACTCGATGAAATCGGGGACGGGCCGGGTGGCGCGCAGGTGGGGGCCTTCTTCGACCTGGACGGCACGTTGGTGGACGGATTCACCGCCACGGCGCACGCCGGTCATCGCATCCGCCGGCGGCAGGCCGCTGCCGGCGAGATTCTCGGAATCGTCGAAGCCTCGGTGCGGTACCGGATCGGCCGGATGCCGTTCGAGCGGCTGCTGGTGCGGGCGGCCGGATACCTACGTGGCGAATCCCTGCTCGAGCTCGACGAGCTGGGCGAGTACCTGTTCGAGAGTCGCATCAACCAGCGGGTCTACCCGCACATGCGGGACGTCGTGCGTCGTCATCAGGACCGCGGCCATACCGTCGTGATGAGTTCCTCGGCTCTGACCATCCACGCCGAGCCGGTGGCCCGCCACCTCGGGATCGGCCACGTGCTGTGCAACCACTTCACGACAGACGGCCAGGGGCGGCTGACCGGGGGTATCGTCGAACCCATCATCTGGGGCGCGCGCAAAGCCGCTGCGGTGCAAGATTTCTGCCATGCCAGACAGGTCGACCTGGCCCACAGCTATTTCTATGCCGACGGCGACGAGGACGGCGCGCTGATGCGGTTGGTGGGCCGGCCTCGGCCGGTTAATCCGCGGCCGGGCCTGGCCGCGGCCGCCACCGATCACGATTGGCCGGTGCTGACGCTGCCCAGGCCCGGTGGCCGCCGCCGCGGCGAGGGCAGACTACGGCCGGGCGCCTAG
- a CDS encoding glucose 1-dehydrogenase — translation MGRVDGKVALISGGARGMGAEHARALVAEGAKVVIGDILDDEGKALAVELGDSVRYVHLDVTDADQWAAAVETATSEFGVLNVLVNNAGIVALGQIGKFDMAQWQKVIDVNLTGTFLGMQACVKAMKAAGGGSIINVSSIEGLRGAAMVHPYVASKWAVRGLTKSAALELGPKQIRVNSIHPGFIRTPMTEHFPEDMLTIPLGRSGQPEEVSTFVVFLASDESRYATGAEFVMDGGLVNDVPHKL, via the coding sequence ATGGGACGGGTAGACGGAAAAGTTGCACTCATCAGTGGCGGCGCACGGGGGATGGGCGCCGAGCATGCCCGGGCGCTGGTCGCCGAAGGCGCCAAGGTGGTGATCGGGGACATCCTCGACGACGAGGGCAAGGCGCTGGCCGTCGAACTCGGAGATTCGGTCCGCTATGTGCACCTCGATGTCACCGACGCCGATCAGTGGGCGGCCGCAGTGGAGACCGCCACCTCGGAGTTCGGGGTGCTCAATGTGTTGGTGAACAACGCCGGGATCGTCGCCCTCGGCCAGATCGGCAAGTTCGATATGGCCCAGTGGCAGAAGGTGATCGACGTCAACTTGACCGGAACCTTCCTGGGGATGCAGGCCTGCGTCAAGGCGATGAAAGCCGCGGGCGGCGGGTCGATCATCAACGTCTCGTCCATCGAGGGACTGCGCGGCGCGGCCATGGTGCACCCCTACGTCGCCTCCAAGTGGGCGGTGCGCGGCCTGACCAAGTCCGCTGCGCTGGAATTGGGGCCCAAGCAGATTCGGGTCAACTCGATCCACCCCGGCTTCATCCGGACCCCGATGACCGAGCATTTCCCCGAGGACATGCTCACCATTCCGCTGGGCCGGTCCGGGCAACCCGAAGAGGTCTCCACTTTCGTGGTGTTCCTGGCCAGCGATGAATCCCGCTACGCCACCGGCGCCGAGTTCGTCATGGACGGCGGCCTCGTCAACGACGTCCCCCACAAGCTCTGA
- a CDS encoding diacylglycerol kinase, with product MAIRVGLFGTGNCGALALIQLIEDPRFELVAVGVSSDDKVGTDAGELAGLGVATGVIATKGMEAVLAAAPDCLVYCAMGDTRPVEATRDVMAALSAGINVVGSAPGGLQFPWGAMPQKAIDRVEDAARSGDSSVYITGVDPGFATDLVPFAIASTCQRIDQIKTMEIADYATYDGAEVMSVVMGFGNPMDRPGMLFYPGILSAAWGTAIKMLAAGLGVEVEEINESYELAPAPEDIEVATGVIAKGTVAAMRFEINGMVDGKPLIVVEHITRVREDLRPDWAQPAQPGGSYRVEISGEPSYVVDICPTSSRGDHNYAAILAAAGRIVNAIPDVVAAPAGIRTTLDLPLGTGKGLYRLG from the coding sequence ATGGCCATCCGCGTCGGACTGTTCGGCACCGGAAACTGCGGCGCGCTGGCGCTGATCCAGCTCATCGAAGATCCTCGGTTCGAACTGGTGGCCGTCGGCGTGTCCAGCGACGACAAGGTCGGCACCGACGCCGGCGAGCTGGCCGGGCTGGGCGTGGCCACCGGAGTAATCGCGACCAAGGGCATGGAGGCGGTGTTGGCGGCCGCGCCGGACTGCCTGGTGTACTGCGCGATGGGCGACACCCGACCGGTCGAGGCAACCCGCGATGTGATGGCGGCGCTGTCCGCCGGGATCAACGTGGTGGGATCGGCCCCCGGCGGTCTGCAATTCCCTTGGGGCGCCATGCCGCAGAAGGCCATCGACCGCGTGGAGGATGCTGCGCGAAGCGGGGATTCGAGTGTGTACATCACCGGGGTCGATCCCGGCTTCGCCACCGATCTGGTGCCGTTCGCCATCGCCAGTACCTGCCAGCGCATCGACCAGATCAAGACCATGGAGATCGCCGACTACGCCACCTACGACGGCGCCGAGGTGATGTCGGTCGTGATGGGCTTCGGCAATCCGATGGACCGCCCGGGCATGCTCTTCTACCCCGGCATCCTCAGCGCCGCCTGGGGCACCGCGATCAAGATGCTGGCGGCCGGCCTGGGCGTCGAGGTCGAGGAGATCAACGAGAGCTACGAACTGGCACCCGCGCCGGAGGACATCGAGGTCGCCACCGGCGTGATCGCCAAGGGCACGGTGGCCGCGATGCGGTTCGAGATCAACGGCATGGTCGACGGCAAACCGCTGATCGTCGTCGAGCACATCACCCGGGTGCGTGAAGACCTGCGCCCGGATTGGGCCCAGCCGGCCCAACCGGGTGGCTCCTACCGGGTCGAGATCAGCGGCGAGCCGTCCTACGTCGTGGACATCTGTCCGACCAGCAGCCGCGGCGACCACAACTACGCGGCGATCCTGGCCGCGGCCGGCCGGATCGTCAACGCCATCCCCGATGTGGTGGCCGCCCCGGCCGGCATCCGAACCACCCTGGACCTCCCGCTGGGTACCGGCAAGGGGCTGTACAGACTCGGCTAG
- a CDS encoding alpha/beta fold hydrolase, translating into MVIPIDRPKLEGNVAVGDGRQLGFAEFGDPQGRAVFWLHGTPGARRQIPTEARIYAERNHIRLIGVDRPGIGSSTPHQYDRVLDFGDDLRTIADTLGIDKMAVIGLSGGGPYTLATAAAMPDRVVAAGVLGGVAPMVGPDAISSPLMQLGAAVAPILEVAGAPIRLVASGLIRLIRPVASPALEIYARISPEGDRRMLGRPEFKAMFLDDLLNGSRKQLAAPFYDIVVFERDWGFRLDEVKVPVRWWHGDHDHIVPFAHGQHVVSRLPDAVMTELPYESHLGGLGCAEEIMGTMISMWDQAKTDSSG; encoded by the coding sequence ATGGTCATCCCGATCGATCGCCCCAAACTGGAGGGCAATGTCGCCGTCGGCGACGGCCGTCAACTCGGGTTCGCCGAGTTCGGTGATCCGCAGGGTCGTGCGGTCTTCTGGCTGCACGGCACGCCGGGCGCCCGCAGGCAGATCCCGACCGAGGCCCGGATCTACGCCGAGCGGAACCACATCCGGTTGATCGGGGTCGACCGGCCCGGCATCGGCTCCTCCACGCCGCACCAGTACGACCGCGTGCTGGATTTCGGTGACGATCTGCGCACCATCGCCGATACCCTCGGCATCGACAAGATGGCCGTCATCGGGTTGTCCGGCGGCGGTCCCTACACGCTGGCCACCGCGGCCGCCATGCCCGACCGGGTGGTGGCGGCCGGGGTGCTCGGCGGCGTGGCACCGATGGTCGGCCCCGACGCGATCAGCAGTCCGCTGATGCAACTCGGCGCAGCAGTCGCCCCGATCCTGGAGGTGGCCGGCGCTCCGATCCGGTTGGTCGCCTCCGGACTGATCCGGCTGATCCGTCCGGTCGCCTCCCCCGCTCTGGAGATCTACGCGCGGATCTCCCCCGAGGGCGACCGGCGCATGCTCGGCCGGCCCGAGTTCAAGGCCATGTTCCTCGACGATCTGCTCAACGGCAGCCGCAAGCAGCTGGCCGCACCGTTCTACGACATCGTGGTATTCGAGCGGGACTGGGGCTTCCGGCTCGACGAGGTCAAGGTTCCGGTGCGCTGGTGGCACGGCGACCATGACCACATCGTTCCGTTCGCGCACGGCCAGCATGTGGTCTCCCGGTTGCCCGATGCGGTGATGACCGAGTTGCCCTACGAGAGCCACCTCGGCGGGCTGGGCTGCGCGGAGGAGATCATGGGCACCATGATCTCGATGTGGGACCAGGCGAAAACCGACTCTTCCGGGTGA
- a CDS encoding glycoside hydrolase has translation MCAADFPPFAKPEPPSGRVELAQGWHLASARTVTADGAALSTPGEVDADWHEVQHMPSTVLAALQDDGTYPDLYVGDNLADVPDDLFRQDWWYRTTFTAPAGSSSYRLDFPGINYRAEVWLNGKLIAGSSLLVGMHTIHEIDATPWINAGGPNTLAVRVTPEQALQDIDGVELADSWWDWLNWNRIGYQGPDKNPLRGNSYVPDRNAGIFKPVYLSYSGQVVLSDPLVTTELPLPDTSHARLTVYSDIRNTADVPMRGVVRARISRPGKPTISVDQAVNLAPGEKREIRFDPDTFAALQVDNPDLWWPYTMGRPDLYDLRLEFVRYGRAADTVDSRFGIRTVAQHRDNDEQFPDLGRGGSFYLTVNGRDFLVRGAAYTPDLLFQYDPQREDAILGYVRDLGLNMVRLEGKFPGDNIIERADELGIPLMYGWMCCNQWEKWWQWDDEDRRVADESMRSQILSLRGHASAFLWANGSDGKPPAPVLDGYRRILGELHWPNTVVDTVSSLARDADGEPDWDGIHMAGPYTWRPPSYWFDGRYQATRGSNAEQGDNEHVPPFASLQKFIPPDKLWPINEAWYFHAGANPSNAALESIRTAVMQRYGSSRGAEEFARKAQLAHYESTRAQFEAFAAGGWDNHKMTIYWMLNNHWPSFFGHLFDYYLRPGGAYFGAKKGLRPLSVVFDSYATGDHDTANVKVVNQSPQERTGLRVRVRTYDLTGRMRDDRSSEVAAVPSNGVVPGLTLPRLALDSPVIFVRAELLDDSGAVVADNTYWQSQKLDDVGPPVNDQAFDLVQTSWADLTPLNTMAPARLDVTAHRSDATDGGTSVKIRLHNPGRHIAFFERAEITTTRDGDEILPIEYSDNYVTVYPGETVEVTGSVTGSEPAANWVRVGGYNSAPTVVPIDQRARR, from the coding sequence CTGTGCGCGGCCGATTTTCCGCCGTTCGCCAAGCCGGAGCCGCCGTCGGGACGGGTGGAGCTGGCCCAGGGCTGGCACCTGGCCTCGGCGCGCACCGTCACGGCCGACGGTGCCGCACTGTCCACGCCGGGCGAGGTCGACGCCGACTGGCACGAGGTCCAGCACATGCCGTCGACGGTGCTGGCGGCGCTGCAGGACGACGGCACCTACCCGGACCTGTACGTCGGGGACAACCTGGCCGATGTGCCCGACGACCTTTTCCGCCAGGACTGGTGGTACCGCACGACCTTCACCGCACCCGCGGGCAGCTCCAGCTACCGGCTGGACTTCCCTGGCATCAACTACCGCGCCGAGGTCTGGCTCAACGGCAAGCTCATCGCGGGCAGCTCGCTGCTGGTGGGGATGCATACGATCCACGAGATCGACGCGACGCCGTGGATCAACGCCGGAGGACCGAACACGCTGGCGGTCAGGGTGACCCCCGAGCAGGCGCTGCAGGACATCGACGGGGTCGAGCTCGCCGACAGCTGGTGGGACTGGCTCAACTGGAACCGCATCGGCTACCAGGGCCCGGACAAGAACCCGCTGCGTGGCAATTCCTATGTGCCCGACCGTAATGCGGGCATCTTCAAACCCGTCTATCTCAGCTACTCGGGCCAGGTCGTGCTCAGCGACCCACTGGTCACCACCGAGTTGCCGCTGCCCGACACGTCGCACGCGCGGCTCACCGTCTACTCCGACATCCGCAACACCGCTGACGTTCCGATGCGAGGCGTGGTTCGGGCCCGGATCAGCCGGCCCGGAAAGCCGACCATCTCGGTGGACCAAGCGGTCAACCTGGCTCCCGGGGAGAAACGTGAGATCCGGTTCGATCCGGACACTTTCGCGGCGTTGCAGGTGGACAACCCCGACCTGTGGTGGCCCTACACGATGGGCAGGCCGGACCTGTACGACCTGCGGTTGGAGTTCGTGCGGTACGGCCGGGCGGCCGACACCGTGGATTCCCGCTTCGGTATCCGCACCGTCGCGCAGCACCGCGACAACGACGAACAGTTTCCCGATCTGGGCCGCGGCGGCAGCTTCTACCTGACCGTCAACGGGCGTGACTTCCTGGTCCGGGGCGCGGCATACACGCCCGATCTCCTCTTCCAGTACGACCCGCAGCGTGAGGACGCCATCCTCGGATATGTCCGGGATCTGGGGCTGAACATGGTGCGACTGGAGGGAAAGTTCCCGGGCGACAACATCATCGAGCGCGCCGACGAGCTGGGCATCCCGCTGATGTACGGGTGGATGTGCTGCAACCAGTGGGAGAAGTGGTGGCAGTGGGACGACGAGGATCGGCGAGTGGCCGACGAGAGCATGCGCTCGCAGATCCTTTCCCTGCGCGGGCACGCCTCGGCGTTCCTGTGGGCCAACGGCAGCGACGGCAAGCCCCCGGCGCCGGTGCTCGACGGCTACCGCCGCATCCTGGGTGAGCTGCACTGGCCCAACACCGTCGTCGACACGGTGTCGTCGCTGGCCCGCGATGCCGACGGCGAGCCGGACTGGGATGGCATCCACATGGCAGGCCCGTACACCTGGCGCCCGCCGAGCTACTGGTTCGATGGCCGCTATCAGGCCACCCGCGGCTCCAACGCCGAACAGGGCGACAACGAACACGTCCCGCCGTTCGCCAGCCTGCAGAAGTTCATCCCGCCGGACAAACTCTGGCCGATCAACGAGGCCTGGTACTTCCACGCCGGGGCGAACCCGAGCAACGCCGCCCTGGAGAGCATCCGCACCGCGGTCATGCAGCGCTACGGATCATCGCGCGGCGCAGAGGAATTCGCTCGCAAAGCTCAGCTTGCCCACTACGAGTCCACCCGCGCACAGTTCGAGGCGTTCGCCGCAGGCGGGTGGGACAACCACAAGATGACCATCTACTGGATGCTCAACAACCACTGGCCGTCGTTCTTCGGCCACCTCTTCGACTACTACCTGCGGCCCGGCGGCGCGTACTTCGGAGCCAAGAAGGGGCTGCGCCCGCTGTCGGTCGTGTTCGACTCCTATGCGACCGGCGACCATGACACGGCCAACGTCAAGGTGGTCAACCAATCGCCGCAGGAGCGGACCGGTCTGCGGGTACGCGTGCGCACCTACGACCTGACCGGCCGAATGCGCGACGACCGCAGTTCCGAGGTGGCGGCCGTGCCGTCGAACGGTGTGGTGCCGGGGTTGACGCTGCCCCGGCTGGCCCTCGACTCGCCGGTGATATTCGTCCGCGCTGAACTGCTCGACGATTCCGGCGCCGTCGTCGCCGACAACACGTACTGGCAGTCGCAGAAACTCGACGATGTGGGGCCCCCGGTCAACGACCAGGCATTCGACCTGGTACAGACCAGCTGGGCCGACTTGACCCCGCTCAACACCATGGCGCCCGCACGGCTGGACGTGACCGCGCACCGCAGCGATGCGACCGACGGTGGTACCAGCGTGAAGATCCGTCTACACAATCCGGGCCGTCACATCGCATTCTTCGAACGCGCCGAGATCACCACCACCCGTGATGGTGACGAGATCCTGCCGATCGAGTACTCCGACAACTACGTCACGGTGTATCCGGGGGAGACGGTCGAGGTGACCGGCAGCGTGACCGGATCGGAGCCTGCCGCGAACTGGGTGCGGGTCGGCGGCTACAACAGCGCCCCGACGGTGGTGCCGATCGACCAGCGGGCACGGCGATAG
- a CDS encoding nitronate monooxygenase, with protein MHTALCDELGIDVPIFAFTHCRDVVVAVSKAGGFGVLGAVGFTPEQLEIELNWIDEHIGDHPYGVDIVIPNKYEGMDANMSADDLKGMLQSLVPQEHLDFARKILADHGVPVEHSGDDALQLLGWTEATATPQVEIALKHPKMTLIANALGTPPKDMIDRIHAEGRKVAALCGSPSQARKHADAGVDIIIAQGGEAGGHSGEIGSIVLWPQVVKEVAPVPVLAAGGIGSGQQIAAALALGAQGAWTGSQWVMVEESEHTEQQHAAYAKATSKDTVRSRSFTGKPARMLRNDWTEAWENPENPKPLGMPLQYMVSGMAVAATHKYPNESVDVAFNPVGQVVGQFEKVEKTSAVIERWVQEYLEATGNLNALNEAAGV; from the coding sequence ATGCACACCGCACTCTGCGACGAGCTCGGGATCGACGTCCCGATCTTCGCATTTACCCACTGTCGCGACGTCGTGGTCGCCGTCAGCAAGGCCGGTGGTTTCGGCGTGCTGGGCGCCGTCGGATTCACCCCCGAGCAGCTCGAGATCGAGCTCAACTGGATCGATGAGCACATCGGTGACCACCCGTACGGCGTCGACATCGTGATCCCGAACAAGTACGAGGGCATGGACGCCAACATGTCAGCCGACGACCTCAAGGGCATGCTGCAGTCCCTGGTGCCCCAGGAGCACCTGGACTTCGCGCGCAAGATCCTCGCCGACCACGGCGTGCCCGTCGAGCACAGCGGCGACGACGCGCTGCAACTGCTGGGCTGGACCGAGGCCACTGCCACCCCGCAGGTCGAGATCGCACTCAAGCACCCCAAGATGACGCTGATCGCCAACGCACTCGGCACCCCGCCGAAAGACATGATCGACCGCATCCACGCCGAGGGGCGTAAGGTCGCCGCGCTGTGCGGCTCGCCGTCGCAGGCCCGCAAGCACGCCGATGCCGGGGTCGACATCATCATCGCCCAGGGCGGCGAGGCCGGCGGACACAGCGGTGAAATCGGCTCGATCGTGCTGTGGCCCCAGGTGGTCAAGGAAGTCGCCCCGGTGCCGGTGCTGGCAGCCGGCGGTATCGGCAGTGGCCAGCAGATCGCCGCGGCGCTGGCGCTGGGCGCGCAGGGCGCCTGGACCGGATCGCAGTGGGTCATGGTCGAGGAGTCCGAGCACACCGAGCAGCAGCACGCCGCCTACGCGAAGGCCACCAGCAAGGACACCGTGCGCAGCCGGTCGTTCACCGGCAAGCCGGCCCGCATGCTGCGCAACGACTGGACCGAGGCCTGGGAGAACCCGGAGAACCCCAAGCCGCTCGGCATGCCGTTGCAGTACATGGTGTCCGGCATGGCCGTGGCCGCGACGCACAAGTATCCGAACGAGAGCGTCGACGTGGCGTTCAACCCGGTCGGCCAGGTCGTCGGCCAGTTCGAGAAGGTGGAGAAGACCTCCGCGGTGATCGAGCGCTGGGTGCAGGAATACCTGGAGGCGACGGGCAACCTCAATGCGCTGAACGAGGCTGCCGGCGTGTGA
- a CDS encoding enhanced intracellular survival protein Eis, whose amino-acid sequence MALLGNTAFGEVNHPDSMLAWQQMVPADGGVVMRDGGLADGIVGQSIYLDLSLTVPGGAALPAAGLSYVAVAPTHRRRGILRSMYTELHQRIAEAGYPIAALTASEGGIYGRFGYGPATTVQLTSIDRRFAEFHASVPDPGGVRLVKPAEHRDTFAEIYDRWRQQTPGGLVCPTPLWDDVLADRENTRDGGSELFAFLHPDGYAMYRVHGEESRSIRVRELTAVTPDAYIALWRALLGMDLMDKVTSWAPPGDILPYLLTNPRLARVTSSSDDLWIRIMNISSALEARRYQADLDTVLEVTDGFRGDGGRFALQIRDGRAQCAPTDAPADIELDLNVLGSLYLGSHRPEAFVASNRLRSKDSAVVQRLGAAFASDVAARLGYGF is encoded by the coding sequence ATGGCGCTGCTCGGCAACACCGCCTTCGGTGAGGTCAACCACCCCGATTCGATGTTGGCGTGGCAGCAGATGGTGCCCGCCGACGGCGGCGTGGTCATGCGCGACGGCGGCTTGGCCGACGGCATCGTCGGACAGTCGATCTACCTCGATCTCAGTCTCACCGTTCCGGGTGGTGCCGCGCTGCCCGCGGCGGGTCTGAGTTACGTGGCCGTCGCCCCGACCCATCGACGCCGCGGGATCCTGCGTTCGATGTACACCGAGTTGCACCAGCGGATCGCCGAGGCGGGATATCCGATCGCCGCACTGACCGCCAGTGAAGGCGGCATCTATGGCAGGTTCGGCTACGGCCCGGCCACCACCGTGCAGCTGACATCGATCGACCGCAGGTTCGCCGAGTTCCACGCTTCGGTCCCCGATCCTGGCGGCGTCCGCCTGGTCAAACCTGCCGAGCACCGCGACACGTTCGCCGAGATTTACGACCGCTGGCGACAGCAGACTCCGGGTGGGCTGGTGTGCCCGACGCCCCTGTGGGACGACGTGCTCGCCGACCGGGAGAACACTCGCGACGGCGGATCGGAACTGTTCGCCTTCCTGCATCCGGACGGCTATGCGATGTACCGCGTACACGGTGAAGAATCCCGGTCGATCCGCGTACGCGAACTCACGGCGGTCACTCCCGACGCCTATATCGCTTTGTGGCGGGCCCTGTTGGGCATGGACCTCATGGACAAGGTGACCAGCTGGGCGCCACCGGGCGACATCCTGCCCTACCTGCTGACCAATCCACGGCTGGCCCGGGTCACCTCGAGCAGTGACGACCTGTGGATCCGGATCATGAACATTTCGTCCGCCCTCGAGGCCCGTCGGTATCAGGCCGACCTGGACACCGTGCTGGAGGTCACCGACGGCTTCCGCGGCGACGGCGGGCGATTCGCCCTGCAGATTCGCGACGGCCGAGCACAGTGTGCGCCCACCGATGCACCGGCCGACATCGAACTCGACCTGAACGTGCTCGGGAGCCTCTATCTGGGCAGCCACCGACCCGAAGCCTTCGTTGCCTCAAACCGGTTGCGCAGCAAGGATTCAGCCGTGGTGCAGCGGCTCGGTGCGGCCTTCGCGAGCGACGTCGCGGCCCGGTTGGGCTACGGCTTCTGA
- a CDS encoding competence/damage-inducible protein A, with translation MSARAGIVVTGTEVLTGRVQDRNGPWLADQLLELGVELAHITICGDRPRDIEAQLRFLAAEGVDLIVTSGGLGPTADDLTVATVAEFCGRELVLDEAMEERIADILRRMIGDRPGVDFGAVRAANRKQAMMPVGAEVLTPVGTAPGVVVGGGPTVVVLPGPPRELQPMWRTAVATEAVQQAISGRTKYRQEMVRMFGLAESGLAETLREAEGDIAGFDALEITTCLRRGELEIVTRYEPDAAGAYQDLLTLLRDRHGAALYSEDGTTVDEQVATLLAGHRIATAESCTAGLLAARLADIPGCSDYFLGGVVSYSNEAKAELLNVDPVLIAEYGAVSEPVVESMVNGALHHFGADTAVAISGIAGPDGGTPEKPVGTVCFAVRAGSVAITRTLRLPGNRSDIRERATTVAMHLLRRALTGVGD, from the coding sequence GTGAGCGCACGTGCAGGCATCGTCGTTACCGGAACAGAAGTACTCACCGGCCGGGTTCAGGACCGCAACGGTCCGTGGCTCGCCGACCAGCTCCTCGAGCTGGGCGTCGAACTCGCCCACATCACCATCTGCGGCGACCGTCCCCGGGACATCGAGGCGCAGTTGCGGTTCCTGGCCGCAGAAGGCGTGGACCTGATCGTGACGAGCGGTGGGCTGGGGCCGACGGCCGACGATCTCACCGTGGCGACGGTCGCCGAGTTCTGCGGCCGTGAACTCGTCCTCGACGAGGCGATGGAGGAGCGGATCGCCGACATCCTGCGCAGGATGATCGGCGACCGGCCCGGCGTGGATTTCGGTGCGGTGCGCGCTGCCAACCGCAAGCAGGCCATGATGCCGGTCGGTGCCGAGGTCCTCACGCCCGTCGGCACCGCCCCCGGCGTCGTTGTCGGCGGTGGTCCGACGGTGGTGGTGCTGCCCGGCCCGCCGCGGGAGTTGCAGCCGATGTGGCGCACTGCCGTTGCGACCGAGGCTGTGCAACAGGCCATCTCGGGCCGGACGAAGTACCGGCAGGAAATGGTGCGGATGTTCGGTCTGGCTGAATCCGGCCTGGCCGAGACCCTGCGCGAGGCCGAGGGTGACATCGCGGGTTTCGACGCACTGGAGATCACCACGTGCCTGCGTCGCGGCGAACTCGAGATCGTGACCCGCTACGAGCCCGACGCTGCCGGCGCCTACCAGGATCTCCTGACCCTGCTGCGCGACCGGCATGGTGCCGCGCTGTACTCGGAGGACGGCACCACCGTGGACGAGCAGGTGGCCACACTGCTGGCCGGGCACCGGATCGCCACGGCGGAGTCCTGCACCGCCGGACTGCTGGCCGCCCGGTTGGCCGATATTCCGGGCTGCTCGGACTACTTCCTGGGTGGGGTGGTCAGCTATTCGAACGAGGCCAAGGCCGAACTGTTGAACGTGGATCCAGTTCTCATCGCCGAGTACGGCGCGGTGTCCGAACCGGTGGTCGAATCCATGGTCAACGGCGCGCTGCACCATTTCGGGGCCGATACCGCGGTGGCCATCAGCGGGATCGCCGGGCCTGACGGCGGCACTCCCGAAAAGCCCGTCGGCACCGTGTGTTTCGCGGTCCGGGCCGGATCGGTGGCCATCACGCGCACCCTCCGGCTCCCGGGCAACCGATCCGACATCCGGGAGCGCGCCACCACGGTCGCCATGCACCTGCTGCGTCGGGCGCTCACCGGGGTCGGCGACTGA